One window of the Pedobacter ginsengisoli genome contains the following:
- the ccsA gene encoding cytochrome c biogenesis protein CcsA, which translates to MNKIWWKILGSVLVLYTAIAGLLLGVPHLAILNETIRNLYFHVPMWFAMLTLFSISVFYSIKYLLHGKESDDLRAIESVNVGIIFSILGLVTGAVWAKFTWGQFWSFDVKQNFTAVAILLYFAYLVLRNSIDEQQKRAKISAIYNIFAFPMMVVLIMVLPRLSDSLHPGNGGNPGFNSYDLDSRMRAVLYPAFIGWSIIGYWIYTIRFRIRTIENKQNS; encoded by the coding sequence ATGAACAAAATCTGGTGGAAAATTTTAGGGTCGGTATTAGTTTTATATACTGCCATAGCAGGATTACTATTGGGAGTACCCCATTTAGCCATATTAAACGAGACCATACGTAACCTGTATTTTCATGTACCCATGTGGTTTGCTATGCTGACGCTATTTTCAATTTCTGTATTCTACAGTATTAAATATTTGTTACACGGAAAAGAATCTGACGACCTCAGAGCAATAGAGAGTGTAAACGTGGGAATCATTTTCAGTATTCTGGGCTTAGTTACGGGAGCGGTTTGGGCTAAATTTACCTGGGGCCAATTCTGGAGTTTTGATGTAAAGCAAAACTTTACGGCCGTGGCTATACTTTTATATTTTGCCTATCTGGTACTTAGAAATTCTATAGACGAACAACAGAAAAGAGCAAAAATATCAGCAATTTACAATATTTTTGCCTTTCCGATGATGGTGGTACTGATCATGGTGCTGCCTCGCTTGTCCGACTCGCTGCATCCGGGAAATGGCGGAAACCCCGGCTTTAATAGCTATGATTTAGATAGCCGCATGCGCGCTGTTTTATATCCTGCTTTTATTGGCTGGTCAATAATAGGATATTGGATTTATACTATTAGATTCAGAATCCGTACAATAGAAAATAAACAAAATTCATAA
- a CDS encoding DUF5007 domain-containing protein: MKNLIVKMLLLVFAICVINVACKKVPDGFLSPNIRYEETPILVPQGIVKVSSALTLDGSAMPIKVKLLHVYDRATGKNVDDLFNKQYPIKVWTGLYDPKIDNTLEKINAKRKDSLVNPISINPASGQLEANIATLNLPAGKYEFDLEVSNSAGTKTFSKIGKFDLNAAAPFEIPAAGSQVAFKVGAENITKTLSPTLISVVKLADAPDKVIVRMVDKNGVPFNAAAGEIGRRPLSGTAVGFLQTMDLYSLSVTNFADRMEFIYGTVPFPLSSLGNGFNYYYRIPTQYVHFDDPTLPDDQYSCNARFSFRAFIPGTYEVTVKIPGVTHR, encoded by the coding sequence ATGAAGAATTTAATCGTAAAAATGCTGCTGTTGGTATTTGCAATATGCGTGATCAATGTAGCGTGTAAGAAAGTTCCGGATGGCTTTTTGAGTCCAAATATAAGATACGAAGAAACGCCTATTCTGGTTCCACAGGGAATTGTTAAAGTAAGTAGTGCATTAACTCTTGATGGTTCAGCAATGCCAATAAAAGTGAAGTTGTTGCATGTGTATGATCGTGCTACCGGTAAAAATGTAGATGATCTTTTTAATAAACAATATCCTATAAAGGTTTGGACAGGATTGTATGATCCAAAAATCGACAATACTTTAGAGAAGATCAATGCAAAACGTAAAGATTCACTAGTAAACCCAATATCAATTAATCCCGCTAGTGGGCAGCTTGAAGCAAATATTGCTACTTTGAATCTGCCGGCAGGAAAATATGAGTTTGACCTGGAGGTTTCCAACTCTGCTGGTACCAAAACATTTTCAAAGATTGGGAAGTTCGACCTTAATGCGGCTGCTCCATTTGAAATCCCAGCTGCAGGAAGCCAGGTTGCATTTAAAGTTGGTGCAGAAAATATTACTAAAACACTTTCACCGACATTAATTAGCGTAGTGAAATTAGCAGACGCACCAGATAAGGTTATAGTACGAATGGTAGACAAAAATGGTGTTCCATTTAATGCCGCAGCAGGAGAAATTGGTCGTAGACCACTTTCAGGAACTGCTGTTGGGTTCCTGCAAACAATGGATCTGTATAGTTTAAGTGTAACGAATTTTGCAGATAGAATGGAGTTTATTTATGGTACAGTTCCTTTTCCATTGTCCTCATTAGGTAACGGATTTAATTATTATTACCGCATTCCAACACAATATGTTCATTTTGATGATCCTACTTTACCTGATGATCAATACTCTTGTAATGCACGTTTCTCTTTCAGAGCGTTTATTCCAGGTACATATGAGGTAACAGTTAAAATTCCGGGAGTAACACACAGATAA
- a CDS encoding fasciclin domain-containing protein, which translates to MKKIYNTLFVLVAAGLFFSACKKDDYFVGGTLHNAKVNMTTYDFLKSNNRGLFDTLLLLVDKAGIKDKINQQGMTFFAPTDYSIRSYCDFRSALEQKKDPFRKWTVDSIIKYELPRFADSINVYMLPKRVSYNDLTENGKMFDTQKTPSKAVVSYESTDDPKLGYNSNSTVLPRVMYFNFLYKPLDEPFVASEIPNDVGARTLVQTSGVESTTGLVHVLVNSHRLFFAK; encoded by the coding sequence ATGAAAAAAATATATAATACGCTATTTGTTCTGGTAGCCGCAGGCCTGTTTTTTTCTGCCTGTAAAAAGGACGATTATTTTGTAGGTGGTACCTTACATAATGCTAAGGTAAATATGACGACCTATGATTTTTTGAAGAGTAACAATAGAGGACTTTTTGATACGCTGTTATTACTTGTAGATAAAGCTGGTATTAAGGACAAGATCAATCAGCAAGGAATGACCTTTTTTGCGCCAACTGATTATTCAATAAGATCATATTGTGATTTCAGAAGCGCTTTAGAACAAAAGAAAGATCCTTTCAGAAAATGGACTGTTGATTCGATTATTAAGTATGAACTTCCACGTTTTGCGGATTCTATTAATGTTTATATGCTACCAAAACGAGTGAGCTATAATGACCTGACCGAGAATGGTAAGATGTTCGATACACAAAAGACACCTTCAAAAGCGGTAGTTTCATACGAGTCTACGGATGATCCTAAACTTGGATATAACTCCAATAGCACGGTATTGCCAAGGGTAATGTATTTTAACTTTTTGTACAAACCTCTTGATGAGCCTTTTGTGGCCTCAGAGATTCCTAATGATGTTGGTGCCCGTACACTGGTTCAAACATCGGGAGTAGAATCAACAACAGGCTTAGTTCACGTTTTGGTGAATTCACATAGGTTGTTTTTTGCAAAATAA
- a CDS encoding RagB/SusD family nutrient uptake outer membrane protein: MKKYIKQTWIIGVFALMASTLLSCKKQINLAPENATYDEVFWVNGANIDKALSGSYSMLRDAFRADNSYFIFGDIAANNFSLGGDFWNYNTFIESGHFNFNYAPYLEGSVKNWSRFYGIITQCHQIIDKTPAIPDSKFEGGAEQKNRLIGEARFLRAYVYFYMQRVWGDVILTKTTFKDPQNIPPAARTPESETLAFCLSDLQSASALLDNSANKTHANKMSALALLAHVYAWKKDYPNAEKYCDSVIQNSPLALEPIEDYKKIWEGNSQESIMELNMKYDAISNEATSTFFGRFLTAPYIKGRSGINSTWPINADLINEIFSEPEQRKEIMMETAAGGGNVKMLTKYTNVNYFDPNNSNTYVISNNLVLLRLADIYLLRAEARFKNGKPGDALLDLNKIRERAGLADYEETGTELFDEIADERRRELIGEGCTQFDLIRMEQLPRLFSDYTTDRIAKKGYFWPLDMRTLLKQDELLTQNEWWNNN, encoded by the coding sequence ATGAAAAAATATATAAAACAGACATGGATTATCGGTGTATTTGCTTTAATGGCGAGCACACTTCTGTCTTGTAAAAAACAAATAAACCTTGCTCCGGAAAATGCTACTTATGATGAAGTATTTTGGGTAAATGGTGCAAATATTGATAAAGCACTATCTGGTTCTTATAGCATGTTACGAGATGCTTTTAGGGCGGATAACAGTTATTTTATATTTGGTGATATTGCAGCAAATAATTTTTCACTTGGGGGTGATTTCTGGAATTATAACACATTTATTGAATCTGGACATTTCAACTTTAATTATGCCCCATATCTGGAAGGATCTGTAAAAAACTGGAGCCGATTTTATGGTATTATTACTCAATGTCACCAGATTATCGACAAAACGCCTGCAATTCCTGATAGCAAATTTGAAGGAGGGGCAGAGCAGAAAAACCGTTTGATTGGTGAAGCCAGGTTTTTAAGAGCATATGTGTATTTCTATATGCAAAGAGTATGGGGTGATGTGATTTTAACTAAAACCACATTTAAAGATCCTCAGAATATTCCTCCTGCTGCAAGAACTCCAGAAAGTGAAACCCTTGCATTCTGCCTGAGTGATTTGCAGTCAGCTTCAGCATTATTGGACAATTCAGCGAATAAAACCCATGCAAATAAGATGTCGGCATTAGCATTACTTGCTCATGTTTATGCGTGGAAAAAAGATTATCCAAATGCTGAGAAATATTGTGATAGTGTAATTCAAAATAGCCCCCTGGCTTTGGAACCTATAGAAGATTATAAAAAAATATGGGAAGGCAACTCGCAAGAGAGTATTATGGAGCTCAACATGAAGTACGATGCGATAAGCAATGAGGCTACCTCTACTTTCTTTGGCAGGTTTCTTACCGCTCCATATATCAAAGGTAGAAGTGGTATAAACTCAACCTGGCCAATTAATGCCGATTTGATAAACGAAATATTCAGTGAGCCTGAGCAAAGAAAAGAAATTATGATGGAAACAGCAGCTGGTGGTGGAAATGTTAAGATGTTGACAAAATATACTAATGTAAACTATTTTGATCCTAATAATTCTAATACTTATGTAATCAGCAACAACCTGGTACTATTGCGCTTGGCTGACATTTATTTACTGCGTGCTGAAGCTAGATTTAAAAACGGTAAACCTGGAGATGCACTATTGGATTTGAATAAAATAAGAGAGCGTGCCGGATTAGCAGATTATGAGGAGACAGGTACTGAATTATTTGATGAAATAGCAGATGAAAGACGTCGCGAATTGATAGGGGAAGGATGTACCCAGTTTGATTTAATCAGAATGGAGCAATTGCCTAGATTGTTTAGTGATTATACTACTGATCGTATTGCTAAAAAAGGTTATTTCTGGCCGTTGGATATGAGAACTTTACTAAAACAGGATGAGTTGCTTACCCAGAATGAATGGTGGAATAACAATTAA